From the genome of Streptomyces sp. NBC_01341, one region includes:
- a CDS encoding TetR/AcrR family transcriptional regulator, which translates to MAKATDGNGVPVPQRLLAAATRLFAERGYDRTSVQEIVEAAGVTKGALYHYFGSKEDLLQEVYARVLRLQQERLDAFADAEAPVEERLRDAAADVVVTTIDNLDDASIFFRSMHHLSPEKNKQVRIERRRYHERFRALIEEGQRAGVFSSATPADLVVDYHFGSVHHLSTWYRPDGPLSQREVADHLADLLLRALRP; encoded by the coding sequence ATGGCCAAGGCGACGGACGGGAACGGCGTGCCCGTCCCCCAGAGGCTGCTGGCCGCCGCCACCCGGCTCTTCGCGGAGCGCGGATACGACCGCACCTCCGTGCAGGAGATCGTCGAGGCGGCGGGGGTCACCAAGGGGGCCCTCTACCACTACTTCGGCTCCAAGGAGGACCTCCTCCAGGAGGTCTACGCGCGGGTGCTGCGGCTCCAGCAGGAGCGCCTCGACGCGTTCGCCGACGCCGAGGCGCCCGTCGAGGAGCGGCTGCGGGACGCCGCGGCCGACGTCGTCGTCACGACCATCGACAACCTCGACGACGCCTCCATCTTCTTCCGCTCGATGCACCACCTGAGCCCGGAGAAGAACAAGCAGGTGCGGATCGAGCGCCGCCGCTACCACGAGCGCTTCCGGGCCCTGATCGAGGAGGGGCAGCGGGCCGGTGTGTTCTCCTCCGCGACCCCGGCCGACCTGGTCGTCGACTACCACTTCGGCTCGGTGCACCACCTCTCCACGTGGTACCGCCCGGACGGCCCGCTCAGTCAGCGGGAGGTCGCCGACCACCTGGCGGACCTGCTGCTGAGGGCGCTGCGTCCCTGA
- a CDS encoding M28 family metallopeptidase produces MRPLRLRSLPAVALAATALLAAAAPAVHAEPAAPAVAAAAPDIPLANVKAHLTQLQSIATANGGNRAHGRTGYKASIDYVKAKLDAAGYTTALQQFTSGGATGYNLVADWPGGDPNNVLMAGSHLDSVTSGAGINDNGSGSAAVLETALAVSRAQLAPDKHLRFAWWGAEELGLVGSKYYVNNLASTERSKLAGYLNFDMIGSPNPGYFVYDDDPVIEQTFKDYYAGLSIPTEIETEGDGRSDHAPFKSAGVPVGGLFSGADYTKTSAQAQKWGGTAGQAFDRCYHSSCDTTTNINDTALDRNSDAVAHAIWTLSAGTVTPPTGTVFSNAANYNVPDNGAAVTSPVAVTGRTGNAPSALKVGVDIKHTYRGDLVVDLLAPDGTAYRLKNSSSSDSADNVIATYTVNASSEVANGTWKLQVRDVAAQDTGYIDSWQLTF; encoded by the coding sequence ATGAGACCTCTCCGCCTCAGATCCCTGCCCGCCGTCGCGCTCGCCGCGACCGCCCTGCTGGCAGCCGCCGCCCCCGCGGTCCACGCGGAGCCGGCCGCCCCCGCGGTCGCTGCCGCCGCCCCCGACATACCCCTGGCCAACGTCAAGGCGCACCTCACGCAGCTGCAGTCGATCGCCACCGCCAACGGCGGCAACCGGGCCCACGGGCGCACCGGTTACAAGGCGTCCATCGACTACGTGAAGGCCAAGCTGGACGCGGCCGGATACACCACGGCCCTCCAGCAGTTCACCTCCGGCGGCGCCACCGGGTACAACCTCGTCGCCGACTGGCCGGGCGGTGACCCGAACAACGTCCTCATGGCCGGTTCGCACCTCGACTCGGTGACCTCCGGAGCCGGGATCAACGACAACGGTTCCGGATCGGCGGCCGTGCTGGAAACCGCCCTCGCGGTCTCCCGGGCGCAGCTCGCGCCCGACAAGCACCTGCGGTTCGCCTGGTGGGGAGCCGAGGAGCTGGGCCTCGTCGGATCGAAGTACTACGTCAACAACCTGGCCTCCACCGAGCGTTCCAAGCTCGCCGGCTATCTCAACTTCGACATGATCGGCTCGCCCAACCCGGGCTACTTCGTCTACGACGACGACCCGGTCATCGAGCAGACCTTCAAGGACTACTACGCCGGTCTGTCGATACCCACGGAGATCGAGACCGAGGGCGACGGACGTTCCGACCACGCCCCGTTCAAGAGCGCGGGCGTCCCCGTCGGCGGCCTGTTCTCGGGCGCGGACTACACGAAGACGAGCGCCCAGGCCCAGAAGTGGGGCGGCACGGCCGGCCAGGCCTTCGACCGCTGCTACCACTCGTCGTGCGACACGACGACGAACATCAACGACACGGCCCTGGACCGCAACAGCGACGCGGTGGCCCACGCGATATGGACCCTGTCCGCCGGGACGGTCACCCCGCCGACCGGGACGGTCTTCAGCAACGCCGCCAACTACAACGTGCCCGACAACGGCGCCGCGGTGACCTCCCCGGTCGCGGTGACCGGGCGCACGGGCAACGCCCCGTCCGCGCTCAAGGTCGGTGTGGACATCAAGCACACCTACCGGGGTGACCTCGTCGTCGACCTGCTCGCCCCCGACGGCACGGCCTACCGGCTGAAGAACTCCAGCAGCAGCGACTCCGCCGACAACGTGATCGCGACGTACACGGTCAACGCGTCGAGCGAGGTCGCCAACGGCACCTGGAAGCTCCAGGTCAGGGATGTCGCCGCGCAGGACACGGGCTACATCGACAGCTGGCAGCTCACTTTCTGA
- a CDS encoding AMP-binding protein, which yields MTESIYAAKPWTALLSEAQLAPVHPAETVVHAFRAAVGRAPDHTALAYFDGRLSYREADALSDSVAGHLAAEGLERGDRVAIMLQNTPHFVIALLGAWKAGATVVPLNPMYKSGEVGHVLKDAQVGALICSDRAWASYLRATAEAAPAVRIAVTACELDLQSADDPRVLNFERMPAPGPDDWADDLLDVARRGLAAPAGRELTAADTALISYTSGTSGTPKGAMNSQGNIMVNAERQRAGHPIAEGSAYFALAPLFHITGMVCQLAACIANAGTLVLAYRFEASVVLEAFAEHRPAYTVGPSTAFMALAAHPGVTREHFASFQVISSGGAPLPPALVEKFREGFGPYIRNGYGLTECTAPCASVPPEHEAPVDPVSGTLSVGVPGPDTLVRIIDEKGDDVPFGEQGEIAVRGPQVVSGYWNLPEATEASFPGGELRTGDIGFMDSAGWLYVVDRKKDMINASGFKVWPREVEDVLYTHPAVREAAVVGVPDAYRGETVRAYVSLRPGAETDAAELGAYCKERLAAYKYPREVEILTELPKTASGKILRRELRSPR from the coding sequence ATGACCGAGTCGATCTACGCGGCGAAGCCCTGGACGGCACTGCTCAGCGAGGCCCAGCTCGCTCCCGTGCACCCTGCCGAGACCGTGGTCCACGCCTTCCGGGCGGCCGTCGGGCGGGCCCCGGACCACACCGCGCTCGCCTACTTCGACGGACGCCTCAGCTATCGCGAGGCCGACGCGCTCTCGGACTCCGTGGCCGGACACCTGGCGGCCGAGGGGCTGGAGCGCGGCGACCGGGTGGCGATCATGCTGCAGAACACCCCGCACTTCGTGATCGCCCTGCTCGGTGCCTGGAAGGCCGGCGCGACCGTCGTCCCGCTCAACCCGATGTACAAGTCCGGCGAGGTCGGGCACGTGCTGAAGGACGCACAGGTCGGCGCACTGATCTGCTCCGACCGGGCCTGGGCGTCCTACCTGCGGGCCACGGCCGAGGCCGCCCCCGCCGTGCGCATCGCGGTCACCGCCTGCGAGCTCGACCTCCAGTCGGCCGACGACCCGCGCGTCCTGAACTTCGAGCGGATGCCCGCGCCGGGCCCGGACGACTGGGCCGACGACCTGCTGGACGTGGCACGCCGGGGCCTCGCCGCCCCCGCGGGCCGGGAACTCACCGCCGCGGACACCGCCCTGATCAGCTACACCTCCGGGACGAGCGGCACCCCCAAGGGCGCCATGAACTCCCAGGGCAACATCATGGTCAACGCGGAGCGGCAGCGCGCGGGCCACCCCATCGCCGAGGGCTCGGCCTACTTCGCCCTCGCGCCGCTCTTCCACATCACCGGCATGGTGTGCCAGCTCGCCGCCTGCATCGCGAACGCCGGCACCCTGGTCCTCGCCTACCGCTTCGAGGCGAGCGTCGTCCTGGAGGCCTTCGCCGAGCACCGTCCCGCCTACACCGTGGGTCCGTCGACCGCCTTCATGGCGCTCGCCGCGCATCCGGGCGTCACCCGGGAGCACTTCGCCTCGTTCCAGGTGATCTCCTCCGGCGGCGCACCGCTGCCGCCGGCGCTGGTCGAGAAGTTCCGCGAGGGCTTCGGCCCGTACATCCGCAACGGCTACGGGCTCACCGAGTGCACCGCACCCTGCGCCTCCGTACCGCCGGAGCACGAGGCGCCCGTCGACCCGGTGTCCGGAACCCTGTCGGTCGGCGTCCCGGGGCCCGACACGCTGGTACGGATCATCGATGAGAAGGGCGACGACGTCCCCTTCGGCGAGCAGGGCGAGATCGCCGTACGCGGTCCCCAGGTCGTGTCCGGCTACTGGAACCTGCCCGAGGCCACCGAGGCGTCCTTCCCCGGCGGGGAACTGCGCACCGGCGACATCGGCTTCATGGACTCCGCGGGCTGGCTGTACGTCGTCGACCGCAAGAAGGACATGATCAACGCCTCCGGCTTCAAGGTCTGGCCGCGTGAGGTCGAGGACGTCCTCTACACCCACCCGGCCGTGCGCGAGGCGGCCGTCGTGGGTGTCCCCGACGCCTACCGGGGCGAGACGGTCCGGGCCTACGTCAGCCTGCGCCCGGGAGCCGAGACGGACGCCGCCGAGCTCGGCGCGTACTGCAAGGAGCGGCTGGCCGCGTACAAGTACCCCCGCGAAGTGGAGATCCTGACGGAACTCCCCAAGACGGCGAGTGGGAAGATCCTGAGGCGGGAACTGCGTTCCCCCCGGTAG
- a CDS encoding acyl-CoA dehydrogenase family protein: MDFAFDSRTEELRTRLLAFMDEHVYPAEQVAEEQRAQLASPWDTPRIVGELKAEARRQGLWNLFLPDAEYGAGLTNLQYAPLAEITGRSPHLAPTAVNCAAPDTGNMEVLSQFGSDAQKKQWLEPLLAGDIRSAFAMTEPEVASSDATNIETRIARDGGDYVINGRKWYISGAMNPDCAVFIVMGKTDPDGEDIRRQQSMILVPRDTPGLEVRRAMQVYGYEDHSHGGHAEVVFTDVRVPASNLIGEEGGGFAIAQARLGPGRIHHCMRLIGMAERAIELMCRRAVARNTFGKPLAQQGVVQNWIADARVTVEQLRLLVLKTAWLMDTVGNRGAHTEIQSIKIATPRAVCDILDRAVQLYGAGGVSQDFPLAELWASARTLRLADGPDEVHQRSLARREIKKYL; the protein is encoded by the coding sequence GTGGACTTCGCATTCGACTCCCGTACCGAGGAGCTGCGCACCAGGCTGCTCGCGTTCATGGACGAGCACGTGTACCCCGCCGAGCAGGTCGCCGAGGAGCAGCGCGCACAGCTCGCCTCGCCGTGGGACACTCCCCGGATCGTCGGGGAACTCAAGGCGGAGGCACGCAGGCAGGGCCTGTGGAACCTCTTCCTCCCGGACGCGGAGTACGGCGCCGGGCTGACGAACCTCCAGTACGCCCCGCTGGCCGAGATCACCGGCCGCAGCCCCCATCTGGCGCCCACCGCGGTGAACTGCGCGGCCCCGGACACCGGGAACATGGAGGTGCTCTCCCAGTTCGGCTCGGACGCACAGAAGAAGCAGTGGCTGGAGCCGCTGCTGGCCGGGGACATCCGCTCGGCGTTCGCGATGACGGAGCCCGAGGTGGCCTCGTCGGACGCGACGAACATCGAGACGCGGATCGCCCGGGACGGCGGGGACTACGTCATCAACGGGCGCAAGTGGTACATCTCCGGGGCGATGAACCCCGACTGCGCGGTCTTCATCGTGATGGGCAAGACGGACCCGGACGGCGAGGACATCCGGCGCCAGCAGTCGATGATCCTCGTCCCGCGCGACACCCCGGGGCTGGAGGTGCGCCGGGCGATGCAGGTGTACGGCTACGAGGACCATTCGCACGGCGGCCACGCCGAGGTCGTGTTCACCGACGTGCGCGTGCCGGCCTCGAACCTGATCGGCGAGGAGGGCGGCGGCTTCGCCATCGCCCAGGCGCGGCTGGGTCCCGGCCGTATCCACCACTGCATGCGGCTGATCGGGATGGCCGAGCGCGCGATCGAGCTGATGTGCAGGCGGGCCGTCGCCCGCAACACCTTCGGCAAGCCGCTCGCCCAGCAGGGCGTCGTCCAGAACTGGATCGCGGACGCCCGGGTGACGGTGGAGCAGCTGCGGCTGCTGGTCCTGAAGACGGCGTGGCTGATGGACACGGTGGGCAACCGGGGGGCGCACACCGAGATCCAGTCGATCAAGATCGCCACCCCGCGCGCGGTCTGCGACATCCTCGACCGGGCGGTGCAGCTGTACGGCGCCGGGGGCGTCAGCCAGGACTTCCCGCTGGCCGAACTCTGGGCCTCGGCGCGGACGCTGCGGCTGGCGGACGGACCGGACGAGGTGCACCAGCGGTCGCTGGCGCGGCGGGAGATCAAGAAGTACCTCTGA